The Xenopus tropicalis strain Nigerian chromosome 7, UCB_Xtro_10.0, whole genome shotgun sequence genome includes a region encoding these proteins:
- the LOC105947790 gene encoding uncharacterized protein LOC105947790, which translates to MLASLLTALFFVVRVFGKLGSTIFREERAPYLMYQPLPWHVQYVTQNRRASRDQERRGSCQYTCTTYPARDNYGVRRPSPRMEFSGEDAPERAALTIQTHYRKYQQNKQNQG; encoded by the exons ATGCTGGCCTCTCTCCTTACAGCACTTTTCTTCGTGGTCCGAGTGTTTGGCAAG TTGGGCAGTACCATATTTCGTGAAGAACGAGCACCATATCTCATGTACCAGCCACTTCCATGGCACGTGCAGTATGTGACTCAAAACAGAAGGGCAAGCAGGGATCAGGAG AGACGAGGAAGCTGCCAGTATACCTGCACCACATACCCAGCCAGGGACAATTACG GTGTTCGAAGACCATCTCCAAGGATGGAGTTTTCTGGAGAAGATGCACCAGAAAGAGCGGCTCTGACCATCCAAACTCACTATCGCAAATATCAGCAGAATAAGCAAAACCAGGGATAG